From a region of the Dictyostelium discoideum AX4 chromosome 2 chromosome, whole genome shotgun sequence genome:
- a CDS encoding recoverin family protein: MGSGESKNFGNIAQQSRLDHADLTVLLKQFNAISKNGEIKKDDLKKIIEKKYGSDSSLTAILYNLFDRDGDKTINFTEFALAYGFLVNKTLDDVVDTSFHCMDLNGDGNISKGELRAVVMMNKKMEKYIQNDKKVPLDKLTLLPIEVSKINQEADDLFLQLDVNKDGGVSKQEFIQLASSSPELKKKLTSYLVRDEALDFFGTTK; the protein is encoded by the exons aTGGGGTCAGGAGAATCAAAAAACTTTGGTAATATTGCTCAACAATCAAGATTAGATCATGCAGATTTAAcagtattattaaaacaatttaatgcaatttcaaagaatggtgaaattaaaaaagatgatttaaagaaaatcattgaaaaaaaGTATGGTAGTGATAGTTCTTTAACAGCAATtctatataatttatttgatcgtgatggtgataaaactattaatttcACAGAGTTTGCTTTAGCATATGGTTTTTTAGTTAATAAAACTTTAGACGATGTTGTCGATACAAGTTTTCATTGTATGgatttaaatggtgatgGAAATATTAGTAAAg gTGAATTAAGAGCAGTAGTAATGATGAATAAGAAAATGGAGAAATATAttcaaaatgataaaaaagtaCCATTAGAtaaattaacattattaccaattgaagtttcaaaaattaatcaagAAGCTGATGATTTATTCCTTCAATTAGATGTTAATAAAGATGGTGGTGTTTCAAAACAagaatttattcaattagCTTCTTCAAGTCctgaattaaaaaagaaattaactTCATATTTAGTTCGTGATGAAGCACTTGATTTCTTTGGTAccacaaaataa
- the gxcM gene encoding DH domain-containing protein (pleckstrin homology (PH) domain-containing protein): MKIKFFRYVLTIDEQSEENKKEVAIDQQVVNDTNSDISSNRDSLNIEDEQQKESSSSLSSSSNNTTTTTATTTSPTTTATTTTTTATTSTTDESETTNSTTPTSATSTPDSMITPTKSKGSSNKLNSKEDKNLKKQKQKEEKERLEMEKQKQKEEKEQKIKDEKERLEMEKQKQKEEKEQKIKDEKERLEMEKQKQKEEKEKLKEEKEKSKREQKEKEKEKEDITEQKDKDSTPTKVQLTREPSVISKIFSVKKSNSLIIERSTSPVQIDSSPSKSFIESNNNNNSSSNNLANNTTDRNSISSEDANIIQNNTTDSNIENNETTNNNNNSNGSRTSTPTPINSEGIEKSISSSDLSNITTTTTTTGSGGLNTSPSTENINVGGGTDSGTTTTTTNNNNNNSTNNLVGDKTELSSGSSVISSPNGGTKREVVIKVTRAFAQVIHQNVMKEEGENKMRNMVINEIINTEKDYIADLNIIVNFILTPLKESKIIPDKDISIIFSNIQLLLNVNKELLSDLLQKAPDEKPNHTVGTCFIYFFKYLKIYSGYCANQTISADHIARCSKKIPSFKQFLEEKQASTECRQCNLESFLIKPVQRLCKYPLLLRELIKNSCEGHPDLANLEKAYTEIQEVVLSVNESKRKAEIHQKMYKIHEKLQAPEKFVFFTPTRYLIREATFGELTEEKDKISGRMHYYLFNDIIMRTQKDKKSIRLETLFIIASTNVDGEENRGSSFCNTFEISQPGTTGRRFTLVADSYEQKMEWFTDLDELIKPHREEYSRNADKVLDHIKRSTIATTNPSSNGISSDSPKSLHRTQTAAGALQQQQQQSKPVHAIPSKPLPPPPPKSKSSATITPTTTTTNTTVVIDEPPTIVDSASTPLPSQTPIAKPRPTSTIKKTFITNSNQTSSPQQQQPATTEQAPPIPSRQQRPLSVTPTTTPTPSQPVITQQNENNNTVPTKTTRPLPKPGSFTAPAPVSTLINNNNTSNSSTTTTTTTTTNQPAKPIAFPSKLSNLKQAAPNNSARSASTFVPSTSHSSFVPSSVKNNTNNNNITKDDLSLPSSANNNNNNSNTDFTTPPTGKPRVMPLPPRGGSAVNVAVNNNNNINNNSPVPFPPTTNTTTPTATPPHSPQTSDLNLTKKPIIPPRK, translated from the coding sequence atgaaaattaaattttttcgATATGTTTTAACAATAGATGAACAATcagaagaaaataaaaaagaagttGCCATAGATCAACAAGTTGTTAATGATACAAATAGTGATATCAGTAGTAATAGGGAtagtttaaatattgaagatgaacaacaaaaagaatcatcatcgtcattatcatcatcatcaaataataccaCCACAACTACTGCCACTACTACTTCTCCTACTACTactgcaacaacaacaacaacaacagcaacaacatcaacaacagaTGAATCagaaacaacaaattcaacaacaccaacatcagCAACATCAACACCAGATTCAATGATTACACCAACTAAATCAAAAGgatcatcaaataaattgaattcaaaagaagataagaatttaaagaaacaaaaacaaaaagaggaaaaagaaagattagaaatggagaaacaaaaacaaaaagaagaaaaagaacaaaagaTTAAAGATGAGAAAGAACGTTTAGAAAtggaaaaacaaaaacaaaaagaagaaaaagaacaaaagaTTAAAGATGAAAAGGAACGTTTAGAAAtggaaaaacaaaaacaaaaagaagaaaaagagaaattaaaagaagaaaaagaaaaatctaaaagggaacaaaaagaaaaagaaaaagaaaaagaagatattACTGaacaaaaagataaagattcAACACCAACTAAAGTACAATTAACTAGAGAACCATCTGTAATTTCAAAGATATTCTCtgttaaaaaatcaaattcattaattattgaaagaTCAACTTCACCAGTTCAAATTGATTCATCACCAAGTAAATCATTTATAGagagtaataataataataatagtagtagtaataatttagCGAATAATACAACAGATAGAAATAGTATAAGTTCAGAAGATGCAAATATAATACAGAATAATACAACAgattcaaatattgaaaataatgaaacaacaaataataataataatagtaatggtagtagaacatcaacaccaacaccaattaaTAGTGAAGgtattgaaaaatcaatatcatcaagTGATTTAAGTAATataacaacaactacaacaacaacaggtaGTGGAGGATTAAATACATCACCATCTACAGAGAATATAAATGTTGGTGGTGGAACAGATAGTGgtacaactactacaacaacaaataataataataataattcaacaaataatttagttgGTGATAAAACAGAATTATCATCAGGATCATCAGTTATATCATCACCAAATGGTGGTACAAAGAGAGAAGTTGTAATTAAAGTTACAAGAGCATTTGCACAAGTTATACATCAAAATGTAATGAAAGAAGaaggtgaaaataaaatgagaaaCATggtaattaatgaaattattaatacagAGAAAGATTATATAGcagatttaaatataattgtaaattttatattgacACCATTAAAGGAGTCAAAGATTATACCCGATAAAGAtatttcaataatattttcaaatattcaattacTATTGAATGTAAATAAAGAGTTGTTAAGTGACCTCTTACAAAAAGCACCAGATGAGAAACCAAATCATACAGTTGGTACATGTTTTAtctatttctttaaatatttgaaaatctaTAGTGGTTATTGTGCAAATCAGACCATTTCAGCCGACCATATTGCACGTTGTAGTAAAAAGATACCATCATTTAAACAGTTTCTAGAGGAGAAACAAGCAAGTACAGAATGTAGACAATGTAATTTAGAGAGTTTTCTAATTAAACCAGTTCAACGTCTTTGTAAATATCCATTACTACTAAGAGAACTCATAAAGAATAGTTGTGAAGGTCATCCGGATTTAGCGAATCTAGAGAAAGCATACACTGAAATTCAAGAGGTGGTTCTCTCTGTTAATGAAAGTAAAAGAAAAGCTGAAATTCATCAAAAAATGTATAAAATTCATGAAAAATTACAAGCACCCGAGAAATTTGTATTCTTCACTCCAACTCGTTACTTGATTCGTGAAGCAACTTTTGGTGAATTAACCGaggaaaaagataaaatctCTGGTAGAATGCATTATTATCTctttaatgatattattatgaGAACTCAAAAAGATAAGAAATCAATTCGTCTCGAAACTCTATTCATCATTGCCTCTACAAATGTTGATGGCGAGGAGAATAGAGGTAGTTCATTTTGTAATACCTTTGAAATTAGTCAACCTGGTACCACCGGTAGAAGATTCACATTGGTTGCAGATTCTTACGAACAAAAAATGGAATGGTTCACTGATTtggatgaattaattaaaccacATCGTGAAGAATATTCTAGAAATGCTGATAAAGTTTTAGATCATATTAAAAGAAGTACAATTGCAACTACTAATCCTTCTTCAAATGGTATCTCTTCTGATTCTCCAAAATCATTACATAGAACTCAAACTGCTGCTGGTgcattacaacaacaacaacaacaatcaaaaccAGTTCATGCAATTCCTTCAAAACCATtaccacctccaccaccaaaatcaaaatcttcTGCAACAATTACacctactaccactactactaataCTACAGTTGTTATTGATGAACCACCAACAATTGTTGATTCAGCTTCAACACCATTACCATCACAAACACCAATTGCAAAACCAAGACCAACTTCAACTATAAAGAAAACATTTataacaaattcaaatcaaacATCATccccacaacaacaacaacctgcCACAACTGAACAAGCACCACCAATTCCATCAAGACAACAAAGACCATTATCTGTAACACCAACCACTACTCCTACTCCTTCTCAACCTGTAATAACacaacaaaatgaaaataataatactgtaccaacaaaaacaacaagacCCTTACCTAAACCAGGTTCATTTACAGCACCTGCTCCTGTATcaacattaataaataataataatacttcaaattcttcaacaacaacaacaactacaacaacaacaaaccaACCAGCTAAACCAATTGCTTTCccatcaaaattatcaaatttgaAACAAGCAGCACCAAATAATAGTGCAAGATCTGCATCAACATTTGTACCATCAACATCACATTCCTCTTTTGTACCTTCTtctgtaaaaaataatactaataataataatataactaAAGATGATCTTTCATTACCATCATCtgccaataataataataataatagcaatactGATTTTACAACACCTCCAACTGGTAAACCAAGAGTTATGCCATTACCACCACGTGGAGGTAGTGCTGTTAATGTTgctgtaaataataataataatattaataataattcacctGTTCCATttccaccaacaacaaatacaacaactcCAACTGCAACACCACCACATTCACCACAAACATCAGATCTCAATCTTACTAAAAAACCAATCATTCCAccaagaaaataa
- a CDS encoding hypothetical protein (3-hydroxyacyl-CoA dehydrogenase type II), whose amino-acid sequence MKINGKTFVVTGGASGLGLETSRHLRSLGANIFIMDMNEENGRKVVEELGSDKTMFSSVDITLEDSVKLSLEHCLKKFKEIHGVINCAGVAAAQRVIKRDGQVHPLDLFTRVVMVNLIGTFNVIRLVADIIHNQNQPSSKDGGEEEEEKGVFIMTASVAAFEGQVGQSAYSASKSGVVGMTLPMAREFATLKIRINTIAPGTFETPMVEMLPQAAIKSINESIPFPSRMGKPKEFAFLCQHLIENTYINGEVIRLDGALRLSKL is encoded by the coding sequence atgaaaattaatgGGAAAACATTTGTGGTGACAGGTGGAGCTTCAGGTTTAGGATTAGAGACAAGTAGACATCTTAGATCATTAGGAgcaaatatatttataatggATATGAATGAAGAAAATGGTAGAAAAGTTGTTGAAGAATTAGGTAGTGATAAAACTATGTTTTCATCAGTTGATATAACATTGGAGGATTctgttaaattatcattagaacattgtttaaagaaatttaaagaaattcatGGTGTTATAAATTGTGCAGGTGTTGCAGCTGCACAAAGGGTAATTAAAAGGGATGGTCAAGTTCATCCATTGGATTTATTCACTCGTGTAGTTATGGTTAATCTTATTGGTACTTTCAATGTAATTAGATTAGTTGCTGATATAATACATAACCAAAATCAACCATCATCAAAAGATGGTggtgaagaagaggaagagaAAGGTGTTTTCATTATGACTGCATCAGTTGCTGCATTCGAGGGTCAGGTAGGCCAATCTGCATATTCTGCAAGCAAaagtggtgttgttggtatgACACTACCAATGGCTAGAGAATTTGCTACTTTAAAAATTAGAATCAATACAATTGCACCTGGAACATTCGAAACACCAATGGTGGAAATGTTACCTCAAGCtgcaattaaatcaatcaatgAATCAATTCCTTTTCCATCTAGAATGGGTAAACCAAAAGAATTTGCTTTCTTATGTCaacatttaattgaaaatacttATATAAATGGTGAAGTTATTAGATTAGATGGCGCACTTCGTTTAtcaaaattgtaa
- the prpf6 gene encoding PRP1 splicing factor domain-containing protein, protein MAHILQKDKRFFLYQEPPPGYIAGFGRGAVGFTTRLDIGTARNSDIPGFPGRDDKSKLTSNTGGEDEDEDEQSNKGGGGGDNGRFDEFEGSSTDKLFDSNKGYDQEDKDADAIWDAIDSKMDSRRKKKREANEQLKIEKQRESRPKIQQHLQDLKQDLATVSEDQWASLPDAGDLSRRNQRKKMEIYTPVPDSVLERAKSENETYSILQTNNAMTAPGIGLSGIDNSSGTSTTDLTQVGSARKTVLDLKLHQVSDNVSGKTCVDPKGYLTDLRSKRIASDAEVGDIKKARLLFKSATTSNPKHSPSWIAAAKLEVLAGKIVDARKIIAQACKECPTSEEVWIENANLQTPDNAKIVLAQAVRVIPHSVKIWLYAANLEKQLKMKKRVLRRALEFIPTSVKLWKEAVELEEPEDARILLGRAVECVPDNIDLWLALANLETYEKAREVLNKARQALPSSSEIWISAAQLEESQGKNDNVNKIIKKAIKSLCSGVMNVMNRDKWIAEAEKSEKNQYYVTCQAIIYETIGMGIEDDDRKRIWVIDAEECLSRGSIKTANAIYAHILSIFPTKKSVWLKVAQLEKQHGTKETLDQTLEKATQKCPQYENLWLMYAKEKWISGDVAKAREILAQAFKFNPGSENIWVAAVKIESEMNELRAARNLLKKAREIAGTERIWMKSALLERELGGDQKLELSLIEQGLQKYPNSFKLWLMKAQLEERQAIANHQNNQNNQNNQNNQNNQNNQNNNLQQISLTSIEIIRQTYKNATVKCPNNGSVWIEASRFEKRNQNFNRARALLEQAKLKNPTDDDIFLEFVRFEDSLGNRKQAATILALGIQASPKSGKLWAELIAMEPRHSQRNKCVDALNRCNNDPYVFTQVSKIFWMDGKLDKAKQWYQRVTTTFPEFGDGWAYYYAFILKFEPENKDQILKKCVEAEPNLGEHWIKVSKQVGNSRLKTDQILKLVSFNLSKSLLQQQQQQQQQQQQQQQQQQQQQQQQQNNNQQKTTTTTTTTTLQH, encoded by the exons atgGCACATATATTGCAAAAAGATAAAAGGTTCTTTTTATATCAAGAACCTCCTCCTGGGTATATTGCTGGCTTTGGTAGAGG gGCAGTTGGTTTTACAACTAGATTAGATATTGGTACAGCAAGAAATTCAGATATTCCAGGATTTCCAGGTAGAgatgataaatcaaaattaacatCAAATACAGGTGGAGAAGATGAGGATGAAGATGAACAATCAAATaaaggtggtggtggtggtgataatggtagatttgatgaatttgaaggTAGTTCaactgataaattatttgattcaaataaagGTTATGATCAAGAAGATAAAGACGCAGATGCAATTTGGGATGCAATTGATAGTAAAATGGATTCACGTAGAAAAAAGAAACGTGAAGCAaatgaacaattaaaaattgagaAACAACGTGAATCAAGACcaaaaattcaacaacatttACAAGATCTTAAACAGGATTTAGCAACAGTCTCTGAGGATCAATGGGCATCATTACCTGATGCTGGTGATTTATCAAGAAGAAATCAAAGAAAGAAAATGGAAATTTATACACCAGTACCAGATTCAGTATTGGAACGTGCTAAATCAGAGAATGAAACttattcaattttacaaACCAATAATGCAATGACAGCACCAGGTATTGGTTTAAGTGGTATTGATAATTCATCAGGTACATCAACAACAGATTTAACACAGGTTGGATCAGCTAGAAAGACAGTattggatttaaaattacatcAAGTATCTGATAATGTTTCAGGAAAGACATGTGTGGATCCAAAAGGTTATTTAACCGATTTACGTAGTAAACGTATTGCATCAGACGCAGAGGTTGGCGATATAAAGAAGGCacgtttattatttaaatctgcAACTACATCCAATCCAAAACATTCACCAAGTTGGATTGCCGCTGCAAAATTAGAGGTATTGGCTGGTAAAATAGTGGATGCTCGTAAAATCATTGCACAAGCATGTAAAGAATGTCCAACCAGTGAAGAGGTTTGGATAGAGAATGCAAATTTACAAACACCCGACAATGCAAAGATAGTTTTAGCACAAGCTGTACGTGTGATACCACATTCGGTAAAGATATGGTTATACGCTGCAAATTTGgagaaacaattgaaaatgaaaaaacgtGTATTACGTCGTGCACTTGAATTCATACCAACTTCTGTCAAACTTTGGAAAGAGGCAGTCGAATTGGAGGAACCTGAAGATGCTCGTATTCTATTGGGTCGTGCAGTTGAATGTGTTCCTGATAATATTGACCTTTGGTTAGCATTGGCAAATTTAGAAACCTATGAAAAAGCACGTGAAGTTTTAAATAAGGCTCGTCAAGCATTACCTTCCTCATCAGAGATTTGGATTTCCGCTGCACAATTGGAAGAATCACAAggtaaaaatgataatgtaAATAAGATTATAAAGAAAGCAATTAAATCACTTTGTTCTGGTGTTATGAATGTAATGAATCGTGATAAATGGATAGCCGAAGCAGAGAAATCTGAAAAGAATCAATACTATGTCACTTGCCAAGCAATCATCTATGAAACCATTGGTATGGGtattgaagatgatgatagaAAGAGAATTTGGGTAATTGATGCTGAAGAATGTTTATCAAGAGGTTCAATTAAAACCGCAAATGCAATCTATGCTCATATTCTATCAATTTTCCCAACAAAGAAATCGGTTTGGTTAAAAGTTGCTCAATTAGAGAAACAACATGGTACCAAGGAAACTTTGGATCAAACTTTAGAGAAAGCAACACAAAAATGTCCACAATATGAAAACCTTTGGTTAATGTATGCCAAAGAGAAATGGATCTCTGGTGATGTAGCAAAAGCAAGAGAAATTTTAGCACAagcatttaaatttaatcctGGTAGTGAAAATATTTGGGTTGCAGCCGTAAAGATTGAAAGTGAAATGAATGAATTAAGAGCAGCAAGAAACCTATTAAAGAAAGCAAGAGAAATAGCAGGTACTGAAAGAATTTGGATGAAATCTGCTTTATTAGAACGTGAATTAGGTGGTGATCAAAAACTTgaattatctttaattgaacAAGGTTTACAAAAATATCcaaatagttttaaattatgGTTAATGAAAGCACAATTAGAAGAACGTCAAGCTATAGCAAatcatcaaaataatcaaaataatcaaaataatcaaaataatcaaaataatcaaaataatcaaaataataatttacaacaaatttcattaacatcaattgaaataattcGTCAAACATATAAAAATGCAACAGTTAAATGTCCAAATAATGGTTCAGTTTGGATAGAAGCAAGTAGATTTGAAAAACgtaatcaaaattttaatcGTGCTAGAGCATTGTTAGAACAAgcaaaattaaagaatccaACAGATGATGATATATTTTTAGAGTTTGTTAGATTTGAAGATTCATTAGGTAATAGAAAACAAGCAGCAACTATATTGGCATTGGGAATTCAAGCATCACCAAAATCTGGTAAACTTTGGGCTGAATTAATTGCAATGGAACCAAGACATTCTCAACGTAATAAATGTGTTGATGCTTTGAATCGTTGTAATAATGATCCATATGTATTCACTCAAGTCTCTAAAATCTTTTGGATGGATGGTAAATTGGATAAAGCTAAACAATGGTATCAACGTGTCACTACAACTTTTCCAGAATTTGGTGATGGTTGGGCTTATTATTAtgcttttattttaaaatttgaaccaGAAAATAAAGATCAAATCTTAAAGAAATGTGTTGAAGCTGAACCAAATTTAGGTGAACACTGGATTAAAGTTTCAAAACAAGTTGGTAATTCTCGTTTAAAAActgatcaaattttaaaattagtttcttttaatttatcaaaatctttattacaacaacaacaacaacaacaacaacaacagcagcaacaacaacaacaacaacaacaacaacaacaacaacaacaaaataataatcaacaaaaaacaacaacaacaactacaacaactactttacaacattaa
- the rps23 gene encoding 40S ribosomal protein S23 yields MGKPNGLKTARKLRNHRRVQRWNDKLYKKAHFGTALKANPFGGASHASGIVVSRLGIEAKQPNSAIRKCVRVQLKKNGKKITAFVPNDGCLNYIQENDKVLVAGLGRSGHSVGDIPGVRFKVVKVSSVSLIAIYRGIKDKPNV; encoded by the exons ATGGG tAAGCCAAATGGTTTAAAAACAGCTAGAAAGCTTAGAAATCACAGAAGAGTCCAAAGATGGAACGATAAACTCTACAAAAAGGCTCATTTCGGTACTGCTCTTAAAG CCAATCCATTCGGTGGTGCCTCCCATGCCTCTGGTATCGTCGTAAGCAGACTTGGTATCGAAG cCAAACAA CCAAATTCTGCCATCCGTAAATGTGTCAgagttcaattaaaaaagaacgGTAAAAAGATCACTGCTTTCGTTCCAAACGATGGTTGTTTAAATTACATCCAAGAAAATGACAAAGTTTTAGTTGCTGGTCTCGGTCGTTCAGGTCACTCTGTCGGTGATATTCCAGGCGTCCGTTTCAAGGTTGTCAAAGTTTCATCCGTCTCCCTCATTGCCATCTACCGTGGTATCAAAGATAAACCAAAcgtataa
- the kdelr gene encoding ER lumen protein retaining receptor — protein sequence MNLFSFLGDMLHLGSMLILLFKIKNDKSCAGVSLKSQILFTIVFTARYLDLFTNYVSLYITFMKITYIAVSYYTLHLIARKYKFTYDKDHDTFKIVYLIASCAILSLITYDKTTIGIYSTFLEILWTFSIYLESIAILPQLILLQRTGEVEALTSNYIVLLGGYRAFYLFNWIYRITFYNWSGKIEMLSGLLQTILYADFFYYYAKSRMYGKKLVLPQ from the exons ATGAAtctttttagttttttaggCGATATGCTACATTTAGGTAGTATGCTTATTTtacttttcaaaataaagaatGATAAATCATGTGCag gAGTTTCACTTAAATcacaaatattatttacaattgtaTTCACAGCAAGATATCTCGATCTTTTCACCAACTATGTTTCACTTTATATTACATTTATGAAGATAACATATATAGCAGTTTCATATTACACATTACATTTAATAGCAAGAAAGTATAAATTCACCTATGATAAAGATCATGatacttttaaaattgtttatttaattgcaTCATGTGCAATTCTTTCATTAATTACATATGATAAAACGACAATTGGTATTTATAGTACATTTTTAGAG attCTTTGgacattttcaatttatttagaaTCAATAGCAATTTTACCACAATTAATACTTTTACAAAGAACAGGTGAAGTTGAAGCATTAACATCCAACTACATTGTTTTATTAGGTGGTTATAGAgcattttatttgtttaattggATTTATAGAATCACTTTCTATAATTGGAGTGGTAAAATTGAAATGCTTAGTGGTTTACTTCAAACTATTCTATATGCCGactttttctattattatgcAAAGAGCAGAATGTATGGTAAAAAATTAGTCTTACCACAATaa